TCGTGGAACCCCGTATTTGACACCCCGTGCTGATACTCCTCGCTCTCGCTGTTCCCTTCCAACCCGACATTATTATTTTTTTAACAGATATCCTTCGTGTCTTTGACATGACCGCGAAATATGGCCCTTGCGTAGGTATCAGTCGGCTGGATAGATGGAAACGAGCGCAGAAACTGGGTCTTGAACCTCCTGATGAAGTGAATTTTTGTGATCAGATATCAATATATCTTGCTAATTGAGCATATAGATAAGGACGATATTAACAACCCAGCAAGGGCGAGAGGACCCATCATATCGAGAGAATGTGTTGAATGCGTGGTTGTAGATCATATCATGATTGTCGTCGATAGTCATATCGGCGATGGGCGCGTGCAGGTACGGCCGTGCGGAGAACGCGGAGAATTTAACTGGGGAATTTAATTTTCGCACCTGGAATCTCGTCTCCTGGGTTTTGGGCCTGGGGCTTGCGTGAGGCGAAAACGAACCGAAAGTCATAATGATATCTCGTGTATACAGTAGTAAATTGGGTTGTATGCACTGTACAAATATATTGCAATGTACCCCTTGCAAAGGTGAATACGCGGGGAATGACTGGTAAATTAGGTTACCGCACAGTGTTTTTCTGCTTATTTCTAATAAATGATCGGTCCGCCGCCCAGCCAAGTCCATTCGCCGACGTCGACGTGAATTCCGATTAATTAATTGTTCTTTTtaatcatcttcatcaacatcatcttcgtcgcTTCTTGTCCCAGTCTTTCACTTCCCAACTCCCGTCTAATACCTCCTAAGCCAGCACTCATGGACCCCTCCCTGCTCCACTCCTCAGAGGAGGTCAAATCCACAACCAATACTTCTCCCGGTGGCTCGAACGACCCAAGTCCGAATACCACAGGCCAATCTCACACGACCGACAGCACAAGTCCATCTACCGTTCCCCAGTCTCAGCCCACATCACAAATATCCAACCAGCCACCGCAATCCTCTTCTCAGTTCCAAAATCAACCGGGACAGGATACATCATCTCTCGATGATAACGAAAGCGCCAAGCGTCCTCGCCTAAGGCTCGCCCATGCGTGCGATCGTTGCCGCCGTCGAAAGATTCGTTGCGATACTCAGCATCCATGTACCCCTTGTCAGCAATCTAACAATGTCTGCACTTTTGAAACTCCGTCCCGACGGACTGTCAAATCAAAAGGCAACTCTGAACGAGTCAGTAGTACCGGGGGTATCAAAAGACCACATTCGCCGGGGCGGGTCTTTGCAAGTCTGGCGacgggaaaaggagaaagtcAAAGTAATCTCGAGGCCAGATTAGCAGCACTGGAAAGCATGCTTAGGGACGTGCCTCCAAACGTTCACAACGCTTTTTTGTCGACGCTTGATGCGCGCTTAGGCAGCGGAACAGGGGTGGGGTTAAAAGaaggcggtggaggaggggaaggtgTAGGCGTGGCGGTTGAGGCTCTGGCTGGTACATCATTGGGAAATTTAAACCTTCCAGGGAACCTCGGCTACAATATGGGAGGTTCAGGACTGAATGCCCAAAGAAGATTGGGTCAGAACGCGTTTTCTCCTGACTGGGCGGCCAATGGCGGTCTCAGTGGATGGTTGAATGATGCAGTATtgggaaaaaagaaggaagaggcgggaATGGATGAATTAGCGAAGCGACTAGGGGGCATGAGCTTTTTCTACGAAGATGAGATCGGTCAAGCAAAGTGGCAAGGTATGTAGTGTATCTAGAGCTATAAAGAGAGCTCTGACTGGCAAATCTAGGTGCAACATCAGGATtccccctccttcacctccttGCAGCACATAATGCtcccaaagaagaagacgaagcaGATTCAGCTGATGGCGACGTTTCTGGTGAAATGATTGCTTCCCCGGCAACAGATTCTATCCCCTCTACTTCTCCAAATACCTCAACAATCTTGCCCCGTCgcatttcttcatcatcaaccCCAGCCGGCCGAGCGTCATCTGTTCATGCAAAGGCCCGTTCGTCATCTATCGGCTTAGGTGCAATTGGTCGTCGGGCCAGTAGCGCCGACCGCAGAAAAAAGGAACGTTTCTTCCCGGATCGTACCCCTCGACCACACCAAACACTAAATCCCGAAGCCAGCTGGAAGGTCATAACAGGTGTAATCCCACCCGATTTGATGGATACACTAGTCCGTTGCTACCTTTCGACCTCGCATCTTCTCTGGCCTTTCCTTCACGTCCCATCGTTTTTGACAGATTATGCGAACCCTGCTCAATGGGGAGAACCTGGGTTTACGTGCTTTATTGTGGCAGTTTGCACCCTATCTTCACGACATGTCGACGATCCCCGAGTGAGAGCAAATCCAGCCGATCCGTCGACTGCGGGCAAGCAATATTTTGAGCTGTTCAAACGGCTGCGAGATCTGCCTTCAGCCGACAGGCCGACGCTGTATAGCATCCAAGCGGCATTCCTTGCGGCAATTTACGCTTTTGGATTGGGTAACTTGAGCAAGGCTTTTTCTTTGCAGGCGGAAAGCATTACGTTATGTCTTGACGGTGGCCTACATAGAAGTGTCGACGGTTATGACCACTTTGACGccattgaaaaggagactAGAAAAGTGAGTTCACTTGGGAAGGATAAAGCTGACGACGATCCAGAGGACGTTCTGGTCCATCTATGCTTGGGATAAGCAATCTGCTGGTGAGCATAGAAATCTTGTGAAATTATCGTCATTGACGTCTGTGCAGCACTATTTGGACGACCGCCCATTATTCACCTCCGAGATTGTGATGTAACAGAGCCTCTTATCGTCGACGATGAAGATCTCAATCCTGGAGGAATCAAAGATGAATCGATCAACTCAAAAAGTCGAATGTGCGCGTTTGTGGCTACTATTAGACTGCATGTTATCCTTGAGGTATTTATCCGTCATATCCTTTGGCAAACGCCAAGCTAATAAAGACATAGGGTGTGATCGACTCTGCGACCCAGCCATCAGCTTTCCCAACTTCTCCATTCCTTGCTAGAGCAGCGGCCACTATTGCCCGCCGTACAGCCCAAAGTGAGACATTacgagatgaggaagagcttCTGGAAGAGTGGAAGAGAATACTGCCCAAATACTGGTGTTATGACACAGAAACAGCAAACTCTCGAGATCCTATTAGAATCACCCAGGCAGAGAGGCTACATTGTGTGAGCTTCTTTTAATGTTGGCTAACGTTACGGTACTGACGTATTACGAAGCTGGAGCACCTGGTTAAGATGATCATCTACAGACATAGGTTCTCAGGGTTTGTCGCCATGCCAGCGTCAACCGCTGAAGAGCGAGCGAGACATCTGGATTTGTGCCGCAAGGCGATGCAGTGCGCGTTAACCATTATTGCAGATCACGTACACATTGTGAGTTCAGACAAATGTTCGTGAGGATAAATAGTAATGCTGAATCGTTTTCGCAGAGTCAACGTGGGATGATGACTTATTGTATGTCACGGCTGATCGGTAATGCAATCGTGGAATCAAGTGCTGATGAGTTATCCCCAGATGGCGTACATGTCATTCACCAGCTTGCTCAAGCAGGTCGTACCCTGGTAGCTGTGATCCTGAACTGCCGCAATGCCGATTTCCGACCTATCATCGCCCCGTCAGTTGAAGGACTTCGGTCGTGCGTCGGCTTGTTGAGAAGGTTCAGTGGTCGATACCTATGTGGTCTCCGATCTGCAGACATCATAGACGAATTTTGTCGAGGTATGATTTATGTCGATCTGGCTATACGAAAGCTAATTGCATTTCCAGTTTGCAACATTCCCGTTGACTCACCCCGTGTACCCAACTCGGCCGGCCGACCTTCACCCGCGTGGTTACGTCCAGTACGAAAACGTGTGGCGACCCCTCCTCCAATCGCCGACTCGCCTGGTAGCTCTGGTATGATGAACTTTGACCCAAACACTCTCACCGCCAACAGCGGCGTCCATGCTTCGGGGGTTAATGACAACATGAGCATTTCGGCTGGAGGTTTAGGTGATATTGGGGGCTCTGCCTCTGATCTGGATGCACTTTTCAACACAGCAGCTTACTTCAACGTACCTGGGGGAGAAGTTTCTGCTGGGATGGCTGGCACCTCTACCGGTAGTGCACCCAATGTAGGCAACCAAAATGCCAACATCGGTCCATCAaactctttccttcctaccCTCGGCGGGCTTGGTGAGGCATCTGCGCCTTATGACCGTTTTGAAACGCTCTCGCCCAACGTTGAGCTAGGGAATGGCAGTACCATATTTAGCAATTATCAAGATTCCCACGCTGGCTTCAGTCTCAGTGGTGATACGGATCATCCTATGGGCAGTGGCCCGGGAACGTCGGTAGGTGCAGGCGCTGGGCACATCAGTTTTGATTACGGGTTAAACGGACATGGGTTCGGGGGCGAGAGCTTAGCAATGAAGGGCATGGATAACGTGTCAGATGGGTTGAAACAAGGAACAGGTGGTAGCAACCTGTAAGTCCCAATTATGCGTTCCCTCGGCTCTATTGCGTCCTA
The Cryptococcus neoformans var. neoformans JEC21 chromosome 8 sequence genome window above contains:
- a CDS encoding nucleus protein, putative, translating into MDPSLLHSSEEVKSTTNTSPGGSNDPSPNTTGQSHTTDSTSPSTVPQSQPTSQISNQPPQSSSQFQNQPGQDTSSLDDNESAKRPRLRLAHACDRCRRRKIRCDTQHPCTPCQQSNNVCTFETPSRRTVKSKGNSERVSSTGGIKRPHSPGRVFASLATGKGESQSNLEARLAALESMLRDVPPNVHNAFLSTLDARLGSGTGVGLKEGGGGGEGVGVAVEALAGTSLGNLNLPGNLGYNMGGSGLNAQRRLGQNAFSPDWAANGGLSGWLNDAVLGKKKEEAGMDELAKRLGGMSFFYEDEIGQAKWQGATSGFPLLHLLAAHNAPKEEDEADSADGDVSGEMIASPATDSIPSTSPNTSTILPRRISSSSTPAGRASSVHAKARSSSIGLGAIGRRASSADRRKKERFFPDRTPRPHQTLNPEASWKVITGVIPPDLMDTLVRCYLSTSHLLWPFLHVPSFLTDYANPAQWGEPGFTCFIVAVCTLSSRHVDDPRVRANPADPSTAGKQYFELFKRLRDLPSADRPTLYSIQAAFLAAIYAFGLGNLSKAFSLQAESITLCLDGGLHRSVDGYDHFDAIEKETRKRTFWSIYAWDKQSAALFGRPPIIHLRDCDVTEPLIVDDEDLNPGGIKDESINSKSRMCAFVATIRLHVILEGVIDSATQPSAFPTSPFLARAAATIARRTAQSETLRDEEELLEEWKRILPKYWCYDTETANSRDPIRITQAERLHCLEHLVKMIIYRHRFSGFVAMPASTAEERARHLDLCRKAMQCALTIIADHVHISQRGMMTYYGVHVIHQLAQAGRTLVAVILNCRNADFRPIIAPSVEGLRSCVGLLRRFSGRYLCGLRSADIIDEFCRVCNIPVDSPRVPNSAGRPSPAWLRPVRKRVATPPPIADSPGSSGMMNFDPNTLTANSGVHASGVNDNMSISAGGLGDIGGSASDLDALFNTAAYFNVPGGEVSAGMAGTSTGSAPNVGNQNANIGPSNSFLPTLGGLGEASAPYDRFETLSPNVELGNGSTIFSNYQDSHAGFSLSGDTDHPMGSGPGTSVGAGAGHISFDYGLNGHGFGGESLAMKGMDNVSDGLKQGTGGSNLSAATILSLMEEGSFDYGSIFTDQAP